Below is a window of Virgibacillus sp. NKC19-3 DNA.
AGGTAAAAGAAGCAACCGTTCTGTCCAATCCCGGTTGCTACCCAACGTCCGCCTTATTAGGACTCATACCTGCGCTAAAGAAAAAAATCATTGAAGCACATCCTATTATTATTGATGGGAAAACCGGAATTTCCGGTGCTGGGAAAACACCAACAGCCATGACGCATTTTTCAGAGGCGAATGATAATGTTCAGCCTTATAAAATAGGCGGGCATAAACATATTCCAGAAATAGAGGAATATTTATCTTCGGCTGCAGGCGAACCAATATCTACCACATTCACCGCACATCTTATCCCAATGACACGTGGATTAATTTGTACGATGTATGGCACCATAAAAGGTGATATGTCAACAGAGGAAGTGATTGATAGTTATAAAACATTTTATCAATCCAATCCTTTTGTTCGAATTCGAGATAAAGGTAAGTTTCCTAGATCAAAAGATGTTTATGGAAGTAACTTTTGCGATATAGGGCTTCATGTTGACGAGCGAACAAATCAGCTCATTATTGTCTCGGCGATTGATAATTTAGTAAAAGGTGCTTCCGGTCAAGCAATTCAGAACGCCAATTTAATGAATGGTTGGGATGAAAACCACGGATTAAATCGTTTACCAATATACCCATAAGGAGGATGAAACTAGATGGTTGCTGTAACAGAAAAAGATATTCACATCGTCAATAACGGACATGTAACAAGTCCACAAGGTTTTTCAGCAGGAGGTGTGCATGCAGGCTTCCGAAAAACAAAACTGGATTTCGGTTGGATTCATTCAGATACTCCTGCAACTGCAGCAGGCGTCTATACGTTAAATGCTTTTCAGGCTCCTCCGTTGCAAGTGACGAAAGAAAGTATCGAAAAAGAGAATTTAATTCAAACGGTTGTTGTAAATTCCGGGGTTGCCAATTCATGTACCGGGAAACAGGGGATGCATGATGCGTTGGAAACACAAGCACTAACGGCAGAGAAAATGGGGGTAGCTGCTAATCATGTTGCTGTATCGTCTACTGGTCTGATTGGCGTTCCTTTACCAATGGAAAAAATTCATGCTGGTATACAAGCAATGGATGATGGCAATCATGTTGCCCCTGAAAACTTCGAAAAGGCTATTTTAACAACAGATACGGTAACGAAACATATGGCGGTAGAGGTTGAAATTGATGGAGAGACGATAACAATCGGAGGGGCTGCAAAGGGGTCGGGTATGATCGACCCAAACATGGCCACCATGCTTTCTTTTATTACGACAGATGCTGCTGTTGATCATAGTAGTCTGCAGAACGCACTACGTAATACGACAAATAAGTCATT
It encodes the following:
- the argC gene encoding N-acetyl-gamma-glutamyl-phosphate reductase, which encodes MLKNVAIIGGTGYGAIELIRLLHNHEYMHVKKIISDSHHGEQLASIYPHVINFVDDPLEELEIECLKKEVDIVFFATPAGVAKELIPKFENSSVQCIDLSGDLRISSREQYTRWYGGEAAPQETLNNAIYGLSEIYREQVKEATVLSNPGCYPTSALLGLIPALKKKIIEAHPIIIDGKTGISGAGKTPTAMTHFSEANDNVQPYKIGGHKHIPEIEEYLSSAAGEPISTTFTAHLIPMTRGLICTMYGTIKGDMSTEEVIDSYKTFYQSNPFVRIRDKGKFPRSKDVYGSNFCDIGLHVDERTNQLIIVSAIDNLVKGASGQAIQNANLMNGWDENHGLNRLPIYP
- the argJ gene encoding bifunctional glutamate N-acetyltransferase/amino-acid acetyltransferase ArgJ, which encodes MVAVTEKDIHIVNNGHVTSPQGFSAGGVHAGFRKTKLDFGWIHSDTPATAAGVYTLNAFQAPPLQVTKESIEKENLIQTVVVNSGVANSCTGKQGMHDALETQALTAEKMGVAANHVAVSSTGLIGVPLPMEKIHAGIQAMDDGNHVAPENFEKAILTTDTVTKHMAVEVEIDGETITIGGAAKGSGMIDPNMATMLSFITTDAAVDHSSLQNALRNTTNKSFNMITVDGDSSTNDMVLVLANGRKNNRRLDESHPEWSAFLQAFQHVCEGLAKQIARDGEGATKLIEVNVSGAPSEEVASQVAKAVISSNLVKTAVYGTDPNWGRIITAVGYSEQPIDPDKVSVSLGDIMVVKDGLPVEFEEMRGKQYLENETVALNVDLQNGSHVATAWGCDLTYDYVKINASYRT